Proteins encoded in a region of the Nocardia asteroides genome:
- a CDS encoding phosphoribulokinase — translation MSVKHPVVAITGSSGAGTSSVTRTFQEIFRREGISAAIIEGDSFHRYDRNEMKSAMAEAEQNRNLRFSHFGEEANLLKELETLFRDYGETGVGTVRRYLHDEAEAKPYGQPPGTFTPWEELSPGSDLLFYEGLHGAAVTSTVDVARHTDLLVGVVPIINLEWIQKVIRDKTERGYSSEAVIDTILRRMPDYVTYICPQFSRTYVNFQRVPTVDTSNPFIARTIPTADESFVVIRFAEPKVIDFPYLLSMLHDSFMSRTNCIVVPGGKMELAMQLIFTPLILRLMDKRPKRSC, via the coding sequence ATGTCGGTCAAGCATCCCGTCGTCGCGATCACCGGGTCCTCCGGTGCCGGGACCTCCAGCGTGACACGGACATTCCAGGAGATATTCCGCCGTGAAGGCATCAGCGCGGCCATCATAGAGGGCGATTCGTTCCACCGTTACGACCGCAACGAGATGAAATCGGCGATGGCCGAGGCCGAGCAGAACCGCAATCTGCGGTTCTCGCATTTCGGTGAGGAGGCCAATCTGCTGAAGGAGTTGGAGACGCTGTTCCGTGACTACGGCGAGACCGGCGTCGGGACGGTGCGCCGATACCTGCACGACGAGGCCGAAGCCAAGCCGTACGGCCAGCCGCCGGGCACCTTCACCCCGTGGGAGGAATTGTCGCCGGGCAGTGACCTGCTGTTCTACGAGGGCCTGCACGGCGCCGCGGTCACCTCCACCGTGGATGTGGCCCGGCATACCGATCTGCTGGTCGGCGTGGTGCCCATCATCAACCTGGAGTGGATTCAGAAGGTGATCCGGGACAAGACCGAGCGCGGTTACTCCAGCGAGGCCGTGATCGACACCATCCTGCGGCGGATGCCGGACTACGTGACCTACATCTGCCCGCAGTTCTCCCGCACATATGTCAACTTCCAGCGGGTGCCGACGGTGGACACGTCCAATCCGTTCATCGCGCGCACCATTCCGACGGCGGACGAGAGTTTCGTGGTGATCCGGTTCGCCGAGCCGAAGGTCATCGACTTCCCCTATCTGCTGTCGATGCTGCACGACTCGTTCATGTCGCGGACCAATTGCATCGTGGTGCCCGGCGGCAAGATGGAGCTGGCCATGCAGCTGATCTTCACCCCGCTGATCCTGCGATTGATGGACAAGCGGCCGAAACGCTCGTGCTGA
- the dinB gene encoding DNA polymerase IV yields the protein MFVSDAPVSRSGRPRILARAEASILHADLDSFYASVEQRDDPRLRGKPVIVGGGVVLAASYEAKAFGVRTPMNGGQARRLCPHAIVVPPRMSAYAEASKAVFDVFRDTTPVVEGISIDEAFLDVGGLRRISGEPVAIATRLRAQVRDRVGLPISVGIARTKFLAKVASAVAKPDGLRLVAPEGELEFLHPLPVERLWGVGDVTARTLHEHNITRVGQLAELGERPLRAILGPAAARHLYALSWARDPRRVETGKRRRSIGAQRALGRGHRPPEEIEAYLHGLTDRLGRRLRAADRVCRTVVLRLRFDDFARATRSHTLAEATDHTETILYAARTLLTGAMPVIRERGLTLIGLALTNLDDAGSVQLTLPFEDRAANTLDATLDDLRERFGSAAVTRATLLHRGEGLSVPLLPD from the coding sequence ATGTTCGTGTCCGATGCGCCCGTCTCCCGATCCGGCCGCCCCCGGATACTCGCGCGGGCGGAGGCATCGATCCTGCATGCCGACCTCGACTCGTTCTATGCCTCGGTCGAGCAGCGCGACGACCCCCGGCTGCGCGGCAAGCCGGTGATCGTGGGCGGCGGCGTGGTCCTGGCGGCCAGCTACGAGGCGAAGGCGTTCGGAGTGCGCACGCCGATGAACGGCGGGCAGGCGCGCCGGTTGTGCCCGCACGCGATCGTGGTGCCGCCGCGCATGTCGGCCTATGCCGAGGCGAGCAAAGCCGTCTTCGACGTCTTCCGCGACACCACGCCCGTGGTGGAGGGCATCTCCATCGATGAGGCGTTTCTCGATGTCGGCGGCTTGCGCCGGATCTCCGGTGAGCCCGTCGCCATCGCGACACGGCTGCGCGCACAGGTGCGCGATCGGGTCGGTCTGCCCATCTCGGTGGGGATCGCCCGCACCAAGTTCCTCGCCAAGGTGGCCAGCGCGGTCGCCAAGCCCGACGGATTGCGGCTGGTCGCGCCGGAGGGCGAACTGGAATTCCTGCATCCGCTGCCGGTCGAAAGACTATGGGGCGTCGGCGATGTCACCGCGCGCACGTTGCACGAGCACAACATCACCCGGGTCGGGCAGCTGGCCGAGCTGGGTGAGCGCCCGCTGCGGGCGATACTCGGCCCCGCAGCGGCCCGCCACCTGTACGCCCTGTCCTGGGCGCGTGACCCGCGCCGCGTCGAAACCGGCAAGCGGCGGCGCTCGATCGGCGCCCAGCGCGCCCTCGGGCGCGGGCACCGTCCTCCCGAGGAGATCGAGGCCTACCTGCACGGACTCACCGATCGGCTGGGCAGGCGCCTACGCGCCGCCGACCGGGTGTGCCGAACGGTGGTGCTGCGCCTGCGATTCGACGACTTCGCCCGCGCCACCCGCTCACACACCCTCGCCGAGGCCACCGACCATACCGAGACGATCCTGTACGCGGCCCGCACGCTGCTCACCGGAGCGATGCCGGTCATCCGGGAACGCGGCCTGACCCTGATCGGCCTGGCGCTGACCAACCTCGACGACGCCGGCAGCGTCCAGCTCACTCTGCCCTTCGAGGACCGCGCCGCCAACACACTCGACGCCACCCTCGACGACTTGCGCGAGCGCTTCGGCTCGGCCGCCGTCACCCGAGCGACCCTACTGCACCGTGGGGAGGGCCTCTCCGTCCCGCTGCTCCCCGACTGA